In Lytechinus variegatus isolate NC3 chromosome 18, Lvar_3.0, whole genome shotgun sequence, a single genomic region encodes these proteins:
- the LOC121432059 gene encoding LOW QUALITY PROTEIN: mushroom body large-type Kenyon cell-specific protein 1-like (The sequence of the model RefSeq protein was modified relative to this genomic sequence to represent the inferred CDS: deleted 1 base in 1 codon), translated as MYLSHLDAHARSIEELSGVRPLRGRSMYIEDQQTRTGIINDTTQTHRNPLARRPVSIHFGNLPKEVMAGNYACSWEQPRDQHAVGQHIIHSADKKLQHQQSYPQRNTGGRRPFGRYGSRPSSDSTELIGGSPTYNPKGNRAADMFKRAKEHTDKYAIDDEAVTPQAVQKARHGGSDEYDMPKQKARPQQQSRPVARPAARPVSQPSPKPVSPGAGFASEYGAPQPSPAQRQQQQLQQQQQQQYQQAQRQQQQQRQQQQQQQQARQQAQQQSSYASTYGQSKPAAGNGPKYNAKTRQHRNQQTPATGCTWNKDNVTSKFHPGVQPYEENYNRSAQGWSSQYRDTFSDEDIDVYDPYAPKKSPNIKAAPRLDVSKSTKSKNTTQYNDFNKRATGWNPIGLDEQDAEALYSGNRPSMTTLSSAFEEPRPKYGGGHQQAAQSRASPSRPAQQQQQQRQQQQQRQQQQRPPQQQRPPQQQRPPQQQRMSSTAPYAAGPGGWSGMLESDDL; from the exons ATGTATCTATCCCACCTAGATGCACACGCAAGGAGTATAGAAGAACTATCTGGGGTACGTCCACTTCGTGGTCGGTCtatgtacatagaggaccagcAGACTCGCACAGGAATCATCAACGATACCACACAGACCCATCGCAACCCTTTAGCGAGACGACCCGTTTCTATACATTTTGGTAACCTACCGAAGGAAGTCATGGCCGGAAATTACGCGTGTTCATGGGAACAACCACGTGATCAGCATGCAGTAGGTCAGCACATCATCCACAGTGCGGATAAGAAGCTCCAGCATCAGCAGTCATACCCGCAGCGAAATACTGGTGGAAGGCGTCCCTTCGGCCGCTACGGTAGTCGCCCTTCTTCTGACAGCACGGAGCTTATTGGAGGCTCGCCGACTTACAATCCAAAAGGAAATCGCGCTGCTGATATGTTCAAACGTGCGAAGGAGCACACCGATAAGTATGCCATTGATGATGAAGCTGTGACACCCCAAGCAGTTCAGAAAGCACGTCATGGTGGTTCCGATGAATATGACATGCCCAAGCAGAAGGCAAGACCCCAGCAGCAGTCCAGACCAGTTGCAAGACCAGCTGCAAGACCAGTTTCTCAACCATCCCCAAAGCCGGTGTCCCCCGGAGCGGGTTTTGCCTCAGAGTATGGAGCGCCTCAGCCTTCTCCTGCGCAGAGACAGCAGCAGCAgctacaacaacaacagcagcagcaataTCAACAGGCCCAACgccagcaacaacaacaaagacaacaacaacaacaacagcaacaggCACGCCAACAGGCTCAGCAACAATCATCCTATGCATCAACCTACGGTCAATCAAAGCCAGCTGCGGGTAATGGTCCCAAGTATAATGCAAAAACGCGTCAGCATCGCAACCAGCAAACACCTGCTACCGGATGCACCTGGAACAAGGATAACGTCACCTCGAAATTCCATCCAGGAGTGCAGCCATATGAAGAAAACTACAACCGCAGTGCCCAGGGTTGGTCATCACAATACAGGGATACCTTCTCCGATGAAGATATAGATGTCTACGACCCTTATGCACCAAAGAAGAGCCCCAACATCAAGGCAGCC CCTAGACTTGACGTCAGTAAGAGCACCAAATCCAAGAATACGACACAATACAATGATTTCAACAAGCGTGCTACAGGCTGGAACCCGATAGGTCTTGACGAACAGGACGCAGAAGCTCTCTACAGCGGCAACCGTCCATCCATGACCACCCTTTCGTCGGCCTTTGAGGAACCAAGACCAAAGTACGGAGGTGGTCATCAACAAGCAGCCCAGTCTAGGGCCTCGCCATCAAGGCCCGCCcagcagcaacaacagcaaCGTCAGCAACAGCAACAAAGGCAACAGCAGCAAAGACCGCCCCAGCAGCAAAGACCACCCCAGCAACAAAGACCACCCCAGCAGCAAAGGATGTCTTCCACTGCTCCTTACGCGGCGGGTCCCGGAGGCTGGAGTGGAATGTTGGAGTCTGATGATTTATGA